The genomic segment GGGCTCATCACGCCGTCGCTCGACAGCACGGTGATCGGTCTCGTGCCGGGACGGCTCCGCGCCGGTATGATGAGCGTCCGGACGAGTATGCTCCGACTCGGTCAGACCGTCGGTCCGGTCGCGTTCACGACCGCCGCCTCGGTGTCGCTCGGCAACGGCCTGATCGGGTATCCCACGGTACTTGCCGGCGTCGGTAGCGTGGTCCTGCTCGGAGGTGGTGTCGCGCTCCTCGTGTATCGTGCCTCGTAGCGACCACTTCGAGCCATCTCGGAACCGCCGTGGCCACGGTTCGTTCGCCGACATATGTGCAACAGCTCTCTCGAAGCGAGGACTGCAACGACCGATACGTTTAGGACGGCTTCCCACGAACCGTTCGCCATGGAGCGTGCGCTCGTTGTCGTTGAGGGAACCGAAGCGACGAAGGAACTCGTGCGAGAGGCCGGCGAACTCGCCGCCGGCGTCGGAGCCGAACTGTTCTTGGTACACGTCACCACTCAAAGTGAGTTCAGCGAGCACGCGAGTTCGCTGGCGGACGTTTCCGACCGGGACGCAACGTACAGTCTCGATCGGGCGCGTGAGGGGGCCCGTCAGTTCGCGGAGGATATCGGTCGCGAGGCCTTCGAAGGGCTCTCGGTTGAGTTCGAGGCTATCGGCATCCTCGGTGACAAGGAAGAGAAGATCCTGGAGACCGCTTACGAAAAGGACTGTGACCACCTCTTCATCCAGGGCCGGAAACGCTCGCCGACGGGGAAGGCGCTGTTCGGTGACCTCGCTCAGTCGGTCCTGCTCAAGTTCGATGGCACGGTCACGATCACCACCGTTTGAGGTTCACCGCTGGCCCGTCACACGATCGAGGTCATCGTGTTCGCTACGGACGGATCGGTGAGTCGCTCCCGGGCGGCTACCGACGTGTCCGGCTGATTCGACGATACCTGCCGACGGCTCTCGAATCCGACAGCGGGATCGCAGTCGAGACGGTTCCGCGGCAAGCGAGCAGGTAGTGATCTCCCACCCTTCGTCTCGTGGATGAAGCCGTTGCCGGCCATTTCCATTA from the Halococcus saccharolyticus DSM 5350 genome contains:
- a CDS encoding universal stress protein codes for the protein MERALVVVEGTEATKELVREAGELAAGVGAELFLVHVTTQSEFSEHASSLADVSDRDATYSLDRAREGARQFAEDIGREAFEGLSVEFEAIGILGDKEEKILETAYEKDCDHLFIQGRKRSPTGKALFGDLAQSVLLKFDGTVTITTV